A region of Planococcus sp. MSAK28401 DNA encodes the following proteins:
- a CDS encoding GtrA family protein, translating to MKQFAIVIPAYKPEEPCKLIIEEAISAGFSRVIVVNDGSGADYEGFFDELEKLPQVTLLTHAVNQGKGRALKTVFHYILNEQLPIEAIITADADGQHLVADMVRIADELEESPNHVVLGARDFSQPNIPFRSRFGNRFTRLLFRVSTGADLSDTQTGLRGIPVKFLPRLLDVLGERFEYEMNMLAALKKNYIPVSEVTIETVYLDENKSSHFHPLRDSYHIYKIFIFYGISGLASFGLDIALFWLFVQLLRDESPETFIIIATVAARILSSLFNYYINRNKVFKQGSRRSLLRYYILAAFIMGASAASVQFLYAEWLGRGEVILKVMVDTVLFIFGFVAQRAWVFRKE from the coding sequence GTGAAACAATTCGCCATCGTCATTCCGGCTTATAAACCGGAAGAGCCATGCAAACTTATAATCGAAGAAGCGATATCAGCCGGCTTTTCACGGGTCATTGTTGTAAATGACGGCAGTGGCGCCGACTATGAAGGCTTTTTTGACGAGTTGGAAAAACTGCCACAAGTCACTTTATTGACCCATGCAGTCAATCAAGGAAAAGGGCGCGCGCTGAAAACCGTCTTCCATTACATCCTTAATGAACAATTGCCGATCGAAGCCATCATTACTGCCGACGCAGATGGTCAGCATCTGGTAGCGGATATGGTCAGAATCGCAGATGAACTTGAAGAATCGCCGAACCATGTCGTGCTAGGGGCTCGGGATTTTTCTCAACCCAATATCCCGTTCCGCAGCCGCTTCGGCAACCGGTTCACGCGTTTGTTGTTTCGCGTATCGACCGGCGCAGACTTAAGCGATACACAGACCGGCCTGCGCGGTATTCCCGTAAAATTTTTGCCAAGGCTTCTCGATGTGCTCGGCGAACGCTTTGAATATGAAATGAATATGCTCGCGGCGTTAAAAAAGAATTACATCCCGGTGTCGGAAGTGACCATTGAAACCGTTTATTTGGACGAGAATAAGTCGTCCCATTTCCACCCGCTCCGAGACTCTTACCATATTTACAAGATCTTTATATTCTACGGAATCTCAGGATTGGCTTCATTTGGACTCGATATCGCCTTGTTCTGGCTGTTCGTCCAGCTGTTGCGCGACGAGTCGCCGGAAACGTTCATCATCATCGCCACGGTAGCGGCGCGCATCCTGTCTTCCTTGTTCAATTACTATATCAACCGCAATAAAGTCTTTAAGCAGGGCTCCAGGCGATCTTTGCTGCGCTATTATATATTGGCTGCTTTCATCATGGGCGCTTCTGCCGCTTCTGTGCAATTCCTGTATGCAGAATGGCTCGGCCGCGGAGAAGTAATCTTGAAAGTGATGGTCGATACGGTGCTGTTCATCTTCGGTTTCGTGGCCCAGCGCGCTTGGGTTTTCCGAAAAGAATAA
- a CDS encoding ABC transporter permease, with the protein MLKLIQNEWMKLWSKKATWIMAILLIVILLANAGITKWIESTAPAPEMEWQEMEMMNLASAEDQLQNPDIGPAQQDYYEGQAAIAEYRLANDAAPFKVESLQQQVLDSHMMLSLVTLFTVIVGAGIVASEFSQGTIKMLLTRPVKRWKILTSKYITTMLFALLFASLLSYRSLYSAGFSLELETAHSWYGTDRKSLKALTGLKH; encoded by the coding sequence TTGCTCAAGCTCATACAAAATGAATGGATGAAATTATGGAGTAAAAAAGCGACATGGATCATGGCTATCCTGCTGATCGTCATCTTATTGGCAAATGCCGGCATCACTAAATGGATTGAATCCACCGCTCCTGCACCAGAGATGGAGTGGCAAGAAATGGAAATGATGAACTTGGCTTCAGCAGAGGATCAATTGCAAAATCCGGACATCGGCCCTGCCCAACAAGATTATTACGAAGGCCAGGCTGCCATTGCAGAATATCGATTGGCCAATGATGCTGCACCATTTAAAGTCGAAAGCCTGCAGCAGCAAGTGCTCGATAGCCATATGATGCTGTCGCTCGTGACGCTGTTCACGGTCATCGTTGGGGCAGGAATCGTTGCTTCCGAGTTTTCACAAGGAACAATCAAGATGTTGTTGACGCGCCCGGTTAAAAGGTGGAAAATACTGACGTCCAAATACATTACTACGATGTTGTTCGCATTATTATTTGCCTCCTTACTTTCGTATCGATCGCTTTATTCAGCTGGATTTTCTTTGGAGTTGGAGACGGCGCATTCCTGGTATGGAACGGATCGGAAGTCGTTGAAGGCTCTTACTGGGCTGAAGCATTGA
- a CDS encoding M15 family metallopeptidase codes for MKTFRTVFSLLFLLILGAFLFIWIEREIEERNERAERPLPTGLHPIVESKRDQLIAQADEIGIDILITDGFRSVEEQNEIHAQGRSRSGNVVTYAEGGESYHNYGLAIDFALRLPDGSVVWDIQRDGNENGRPDWFEVADIAKELGFEWGGDWMGFKDYPHLQMDFGLSIRQLQDGYRPEDVISD; via the coding sequence TTGAAAACATTCCGCACCGTCTTTTCATTGCTGTTCTTGCTTATCCTCGGTGCATTTTTGTTCATTTGGATCGAACGGGAAATCGAAGAGCGCAACGAACGCGCTGAACGGCCGCTCCCGACCGGCCTGCACCCTATTGTCGAATCTAAACGCGACCAGCTGATCGCGCAGGCTGATGAAATCGGCATCGACATCCTCATCACCGACGGTTTCCGTTCCGTCGAAGAGCAAAACGAGATCCATGCCCAAGGCCGCTCGCGGAGCGGGAACGTCGTCACTTATGCAGAAGGTGGCGAGTCCTATCATAATTACGGACTGGCCATCGATTTCGCGCTGCGCCTGCCTGATGGCTCCGTCGTTTGGGACATCCAGCGAGACGGCAATGAAAACGGCCGTCCTGATTGGTTTGAAGTAGCGGATATCGCCAAAGAGCTCGGCTTCGAATGGGGCGGCGATTGGATGGGCTTCAAAGATTATCCCCATCTTCAAATGGATTTCGGCTTATCGATACGCCAGTTGCAGGATGGCTACCGCCCCGAAGATGTCATCTCCGATTAA
- the nfsA gene encoding oxygen-insensitive NADPH nitroreductase yields the protein MVIELMKSHASVRDYKDQPLTRAQVHELVEAAQYAATSHFVQAYSIVWVTDEDKRKRLGELSKNPKQMEGAGAVFLMCADYNRLGHAAKLQGEEIVFDQAENLLVAVTDVGLLAQNLALAAESKGYGICYIGGVRNNMEEISKLVGLPEGVFPVYGLTVGVPNEANEVKPRLPVEAVLHENEYDEAKYAEILPAYDETIMAYYAARSNNQKTAKWSEQMATFLNKPHRPDLKDVLAKRGYLFK from the coding sequence ATGGTCATTGAATTAATGAAATCACACGCATCGGTCCGCGACTATAAAGACCAGCCATTGACGCGCGCGCAAGTCCATGAATTGGTCGAAGCGGCTCAATATGCGGCAACGTCCCACTTCGTGCAAGCTTATTCCATCGTTTGGGTGACAGATGAAGACAAGCGCAAACGCCTCGGCGAGCTGTCCAAAAACCCGAAACAGATGGAGGGGGCAGGAGCCGTATTCTTAATGTGCGCCGACTACAACCGGTTGGGGCACGCTGCGAAACTGCAAGGAGAAGAAATTGTGTTCGACCAGGCGGAGAATTTGCTGGTCGCGGTCACGGATGTCGGTTTGCTCGCGCAGAACTTGGCACTTGCCGCTGAATCCAAAGGCTATGGCATCTGCTATATCGGCGGAGTGCGCAATAATATGGAAGAAATCAGCAAGCTTGTTGGTTTGCCCGAAGGCGTTTTCCCGGTCTATGGCTTAACGGTTGGCGTGCCGAACGAAGCCAATGAAGTGAAGCCGCGGCTTCCTGTAGAAGCCGTGCTTCATGAAAATGAATACGACGAAGCGAAATACGCAGAAATTTTGCCGGCATATGACGAAACGATCATGGCCTATTATGCCGCACGCTCGAACAACCAAAAAACCGCCAAATGGAGCGAACAGATGGCGACGTTCTTGAACAAGCCCCATCGCCCTGATTTGAAGGATGTATTGGCCAAACGCGGGTATCTATTCAAATAA
- a CDS encoding NAD(P)-dependent oxidoreductase: MKIALFGATGRVGRYVLNMALRDGHEVKALVRRADLEPHANLDLIVGNVRNEEDIRQTLEGADAVISAIGTDRTTTLSDATPLIVKAMEAEGIRRIITIGTAGILNSRLSPGLLRYQGGDSKRQLTFAAEEHEKAYKSLEQSDLDWTIVCPTYLPDGEPKGYFRFEENYLPEDGKEITAGDTALFAYEQLDSDDFLKSRVGIAY; encoded by the coding sequence ATGAAAATCGCGTTATTTGGAGCAACCGGAAGAGTCGGCAGATACGTCTTGAACATGGCGCTTCGCGATGGCCATGAAGTGAAGGCACTAGTCCGGAGAGCGGACCTTGAACCCCATGCAAATCTGGACTTGATTGTTGGCAATGTCCGCAATGAAGAGGACATTCGCCAGACGCTGGAAGGGGCGGATGCCGTCATTAGCGCAATCGGCACCGACCGCACGACCACCTTATCGGATGCGACACCGCTAATCGTGAAAGCGATGGAAGCGGAAGGCATACGGCGCATCATTACCATCGGGACCGCCGGTATTTTGAACAGCCGCTTGAGCCCGGGGCTGCTCCGCTATCAGGGCGGCGATTCGAAGCGCCAATTGACCTTTGCGGCGGAAGAACATGAAAAAGCCTATAAATCATTGGAACAAAGTGATTTGGACTGGACGATTGTATGCCCAACGTATTTGCCGGATGGCGAACCGAAAGGCTATTTCCGTTTTGAAGAAAATTACTTGCCGGAAGACGGCAAAGAAATCACAGCCGGCGATACCGCATTGTTCGCTTACGAGCAATTGGATTCAGATGATTTCCTGAAAAGCCGCGTCGGCATTGCATATTGA
- a CDS encoding ABC transporter permease translates to MKLSVLSLASTWMIGTFAFMLGTVFRSSSLAIGVSIFLMFVGVQLVFLLQRFEIVKYYLFTHTDLTQFYTGFMPIPDITMAMSLIVLTVYFLVFMVISYWTFSKRDVTA, encoded by the coding sequence TTGAAACTATCCGTGCTCAGCTTGGCGAGTACATGGATGATCGGGACGTTCGCATTTATGCTCGGGACGGTTTTCCGCTCCAGTTCGCTTGCGATCGGCGTATCAATTTTCCTTATGTTTGTCGGCGTGCAACTCGTCTTCTTGTTGCAGCGCTTTGAAATCGTCAAATATTATTTGTTCACGCATACCGATTTAACTCAATTCTATACAGGCTTCATGCCCATCCCAGATATCACGATGGCCATGTCGCTCATCGTTTTGACGGTCTATTTCCTGGTCTTTATGGTGATCAGTTATTGGACATTCTCAAAACGCGACGTTACTGCCTGA